CGCCGCATGCGGTGCCCGCGCACGTGTGGCGCAGGCTCGGCGCGGCGGTGCGCGAGAAGCACCCCGATACGCGCTGGCTCGCGTGGACCGTCGGCGTCACGCGCCATGATCTGCATGGCCTGAGCGACGCCGCCTTCGACGCCGTGTTCGCCTCCACGCGCTGGTGGGACTTCAAAAGCGCATGGCTCTTCGACGAACACGCGGCGCTCTCGCGCATCGGCTCGCCGATCGCGTTTCCGGAAGACCCGTTCGGCGCGCGCCTCATCAGCGATCTTGCCGATACGAGCGACACCGCGCTCGTCGAACGTGCGTACACGCGCGTGCTCGACACCGCCGCCGCGTTCGGCACCGGCCTCATGGTGCCGATGGGCTTCGAATACGGCGTCGCCTTGCCGATGTCGCAGCAATACGGCGTCGCGGCCGAGTATCAGCGCGCGAAGAACGAGAGGCGCTTCGATCTGACAGCGCGCATCAAGCGCGCAAACGACCTGCAACGCAATGTCATCACGCTGTCGAGCGTCGGCGAAGTGCGTTCGCTGACGGGCGCGGGCACGCCCTACTCCGCACTGATCCGCGCCGACGCTCCCGATCTGCGCCGCAGCGAAGACGCCGTGCTCGCCGTGATCAATCCTGATCTCGTCGCGCCCGTGCATGTCGATACGCTGCATCTGCTCGAATCGGTGCCGGGCAACTACACGCGTTTCGCGCCCATCGAAAATCCGAAGGCCAAGCCCGAGCGCCTTGCGCCCTTCACGCTGAAGGCGGGCGAAGTGCGCCTGTTCCGCGCCGAGGCCGAGCCGTTCGTCCTGCTCGCGCAGCCTCAGGTGAAACGCGGCGCGAAAACCGCCGACAGGAAGTCGGTGACCGAGGCGCTCTCGGCGCCGCGCGTGTCGATCGAGAGCGTGACGCCTTCGGTCGATCACGGTCGCTTTCCGGCCAAGCGCATCGTCGGCGAGGCGCTCGAGGTTCAGGCCGCGATCTTCGCGGAAGGCCACGACAAGATCGCCGCAGCCGTGCAATGGCGCGCCGCCGACGAAACCGACTGGCACGAAGCACCGATGACCGCCGTGCAGCCCGCCGGCCTCGACTTGTGGACGACGCGCATTCCGCTGGAACGCGTGGGCCGCCACGAATTCGTCGTGATGGCATGGCGCGACGATTACGCATCGCTCGTCGATCACATGCAGAAGAAGCTGAAGGCCGGGCAGGACGTCGATCTCGAAGTGGAAGAAGCCAAGCATTTGTTCGCGCTGATCCTCGCCGAAGTGAAGACGGTGGAGGAAGCCGACAGCGCGCCGCTCGAGGCCATCGTCAAAGAGTTCACCAAGGCCGAGAGCGCGCGCAAGCTCGAACTCGTGCTCGCGCCCGCGACCGCCCGCGCGATTGCCGCCGCGCGGCACCGCCCTTTCCTGTCGCGCGATCCGGTTGTGTATCGCGTCGATGCCGAGCGCGCCGCCGCGCGTTTCGCAAGCTGGTACGAGATCTTCCCGCGCTCGATGAGCGACGACGAAAATCGCCACGGCACGTTTATCGATGTGATCGGCAAGATGCCGCGCATCCGCGAGATGGGCTTCGACGTGTTGTACTTCCCGCCGATCCATCCGATCGGCGTCGCGAATCGCAAGGGCAAGAACAATACGCTGACGGCCGGACCCGGCGATGTCGGCAGCCCGTATGCGATCGGCGGCAAGGAAGGCGGCCACACGGCCGTGCATCCGGAACTCGGCAATCTCGACGACTTCAAGCGCATGCTCGACGCCGCGCACGAGCACGGCCTCGAAATCGCGCTCGACTTCGCAGTGCAGTGTTCGCCCGATCATCCGTGGCTCAAGGAACATCCGACGTGGTTCGCCTGGCGTCCCGACGGCACGCTGCGCTACGCAGAAAATCCGCCGAAGAAGTATCAGGACATCGTGAATCCCGACTTCTATGCGCAGGACGCGAAGCCGGAATTGTGGATCGCGTTGCGCGACGTGTTCCTGCACTGGATCGCGGCGGGCGTACGCATTTTCCGCATCGACAATCCGCATACGAAGCCGTTTCCGTTCTGGGAATGGGTGATTGGCGACGTGCGCGCGCGCCATCCTGATGTGATCTTCCTCGCCGAAGCGTTCACGCGGCCGCGCGTGATGAACCGGCTCGCGAAGCTCGGCTTCTCGCAGTCGTACACGTACTTCACGTGGCGCGAGAGCAAGCGCGATTTCATCGAGTACATGCACGATCTCACGCAGACCGACGCGAAGGATTACTTCCGACCGAACTTCTTCGTGAACACGCCGGATATCAACCCGCGTTTCTTGCAAAGCTCGGGGCGTCCGGGCTTCGTGATCCGCGCGGCGCTGGCCGCGACGCTATCGGGCTTGTGGGGCGTGTATAGCGGCTTCGAGCTATGCGAGTCCGCGGCGCTTCCCAACAGCGAGGAATATCTCGATTCCGAGAAGTATCAGTTGCGCGCGTGGGACTGGAACCGGCCCGGCAACATCGTGACCGAAGTCACGGCGCTCAATCGCATCCGCCGCGCGAATCCCGCGTTGCAGACGCATCTCGGCGTGAACTTTTTGCCCGCGCATAACGACCGCATTCTGTTCTTCGAGAAGGCGAACGCGTCGCGCGACAACGTCGTGCTGGTCGCGATCAATCTCGATCCATTCAACGAGCAGGGCGCGGATATCGAGTTGCCGTGGCAGACGCTCGAACGCTGGGGCGTGCATGAAGGAGATGCGCTCGCCGTGGAAGATCAGGTAACGGGCGAGCGATTCGAATGGCGCGGACGGCGTCAGCATGTGCGGCTCGATCCGCATTCGCTGCCGTTCGCAATCTGGCGCATATCGCCGACGTGGGGCTTGCCTAAGCCCCAGCCGAACGAGGAAGGATGAATCACCGACGGCGAACGAGAGCACACCAATAACAAGGGCGGCAGCTAGCCCGCACGAAACATTGGAGCGAAACCGTGGATACAAGGGTTAAGCGCAACAAGAAAGTGTCGAGTCTCAGCGACGATCCGCTCTGGTACAAGGACGCGATCATTTATCAGGTTCACATCAAGTCTTTCTTCGATGCGAACAACGACGGCATCGGCGATTTTCCCGGCCTGCTCGCGAAACTCGACTACATCGCGGAGTTGGGCGTCGATGCGATCTGGCTCTTGCCGTTCTATCCATCGCCGCGTCGCGACGACGGTTACGACATCGCCGACTATCGCAACGTGCATCCGGACTACGGCACGATCGCAGACGTCAAGCGCTTCATTCAGGAGGCGCATGCACGTGGCATACGCGTGATCACCGAGCTTGTGATCAATCACACGTCGGACCAGCATCCGTGGTTTCAGCGCGCGCGTCATGCGAAGCCGGGCTCGAATCATCGCAACTATTACGTGTGGTCCGACACGGACAAGAAGTATGAAGAGACGCGCATCATCTTCATCGACAGCGAGCCTTCGAACTGGACGCATGATCCCGTCGCGGGTCAGTATTACTGGCACCGCTTCTATTCGCATCAGCCCGATCTGAACTTCGACAATCCCGCCGTCATCAAGGAAGTGCTGTCCGTGATGCGCTTCTGGCTCGATATGGGCATCGACGGATTGCGGCTGGATGCCGTGCCTTATCTTGTCGAGCGCGAAGGCACGAACAACGAGAACCTGCCCGAGACGCACGCGATTCTGAAGAAGATTCGCGCGACGATCGACGCGGAGTACCCGAACCGCATGCTGCTCGCCGAAGCGAATCAATGGCCGGAAGACGTGAAGGAATATTTCGGCGACGAAGACGAATGCCACATGGCGTTCCACTTCCCGCTGATGCCGCGCATCTATATGTCGATTGCGAGCGAAGACCGCTTCCCGATCACCGACATCATGCGGCAGACGCCCGATCTCGGCGTGACGAATCAATGGGCCATTTTCCTGCGTAATCACGACGAACTCACGCTCGAAATGGTCACGGACTCCGAGCGCGATTACTTGTGGAACACGTATGCGAGCGACCGCCGCGCGCGTCTGAACCTGGGCATTCGCCGCCGTCTTGCGCCGCTGATGGAGCGCGACAGAAGGCGTATCGAACTCATCAACTCGCTGCTGCTGTCGATGCCGGGCACGCCCGTCATCTATTACGGCGACGAGCTCGGCATGGGCGACAACATCCACTTGGGCGATCGCGACGGCGTGCGCACGCCGATGCAATGGTCGTCGGACCGCAACGGCGGTTTTTCGCGCGCCGATCCCGAGCAACTCGTCTTGCCGCCCGTGATGGGTTCGCTCTACGGCTATGACGCGGTGAACGTGGAATCGCAAAGCCGCGATCCGCATTCGCTGCTGAACTGGACGCGCAAGATGCTCGCAGTGCGCCGCTCGAAGCATGCTTTCGGGCGCGGCACGATCCGCTTCCTGCGGCCCGCGAATCGCAAGATTCTCGCGTATGTGCGCCAGATCGAAGGCGAGCCGCCCATTCTCTGCGTCGCGAATCTCTCACGTGCGCCGCAGGCGGTGGAACTCGACCTGTCGGAATTCGAAGGCTCGGTGCCGCTCGAAATGACCGCCGATTCGCCCTTCCCGGCTATCGGCAAGCTGACTTATCTGCTGACGTTTCCGCCCTACGGATTCCTGTGGTTCCAGCTTTGTCCGGGCAACATGCGGCCGGCGTGGGCTCAGGCGCCTTCCGAGCAACTGCCCGAGTTCGTCACCATGGTGATCCGCGCGGGTCAAACCGGTCCGACGCCCGAAAACGTGCGGCTGCTCGAATCCGAAGTGCTGCCGAACTATCTCAGCAAGCGGCGCTGGTTTGCATCGAAGGATCAGAAGCTGCATGCGGTACGCCTCGCCGCGCTCACGACGATCGAAAACGCCGGCTTCGCGTTCACCGAAATCGAAGCCGATGTCGGCGATCATTGCGAGCGTTACGTGCTGCCGCTTTCCATCGCGTGGGGCACCGAAACGACTTCGCCGCTCTATATGCAGCTTGCGCTCGCGCGCGTGCGGCGTAATCGGAATATCGGGCATCTGACCGATGCGTTCTCCGTGCCGCAGTTCACCTATGGCGTGTTGCGCAAACTGAAGGAGCGCGCCGTTGTGCCGACCGTGCAGAAGAGCGAAATCCGCTTCCTGCCGACCGAACGGCTCAACGAGCTCAACTTCTATCCCGCCGATCCGCCCGAAATTCGCTGGCTCGCGGCCGAGCAGAGCAACAGTTCGCTCGTGATCGCGGACAAGATCGTGCTGAAGCTGGTGCGGCGCGTCGTCGGCGGCATTCATCCCGAAGCGGAGATGAGCCGCTATCTGACGAAGCTCGGCTATGCGAACACCGGGCCGCTGTATGGCGAAGTCGTGCGCGTGGATCCGCAAGGCGTGCCGCACACGCTCGTCATCCTGCAGGGCTACATCGACAATCAGGGCGACGCCTGGAACTATGCGCTCGATTACCTGCGCCGCATCGTCGATGAACTCGCGGTCGCGGTCGAAACCGACGAGCACGCGCAGGAACGCGAAGCGCAGGCCGAAGGCTTCGTGGGCTACGGCAGCATCTCGGGCATCATCGGCAAGCGGCTGGGCGAACTGCACGTCGCGCTCGCGAGCCCGACCGAGGACGAAGCGTTCGCGCCGCAGCGCGCCACTTCCGCGGACGTGCAGGGCTGGATCGACGGCACGCTGAAACTGCTCGAATCGGCGCTCGACATCATTGCGCAGAAAATCGGCGAATTCAGCGAGCACGACCGTTTCCTTGCGCAGAGCCTGCTCGATCGTCGCGACATGCTCGTCGATACGGTCAAGACGCTCGTCGCGCCGGATGCCGATGCGCTGTGCATCCGCATTCACGGCGACTTCCACCTCGGTCAGGTGCTGATGGCGCAAGGCGATGCCTATCTGATCGACTTCGAAGGCGAGCCCGCGCGTCCGCTCGACGAACGCCGCCGAAAGACGAGTCCGCTACGCGATGTCGCGGGGCTGTTGCGGTCGCTGTCGTATGCGAGCGCGGCGGCGCAGTCGACCACCGAAAATGCGCCGGTGCAGACCGCCGATCGCAAGCGCGCGCTGTTCGAACGGCTGCGCGCGTTCGCCGAGGCGAGCTTCTTGCGTGAGTACACGGCGGCGATCGCAGCGTCGCCCGAAACAATCGCGGCCGAAGACGTGTTTCAACCGCTGCTCGATCTCTTCCTGATCGAGAAGGCCGCTTACGAAATCCGCTACGAAGCAGCGAACCGGCCGACCTGGATCGGCCTTCCGTTGCGGGGCCTCGCGTCGCTCGCGAGCCGCCTGCTGGGAGATACGGGCGAGCCGCCCGCCCCCGGCACGCGACCCGTGTTCGGAGCAACCAAGGACAATCCGGATGGAACTCACCATGAACACTCGTAGCGATCCGGCGGATACCCGAAACCCGGCACACGGACTCAATCCGCTCGACATCGACGCACTCGTCGAGGCGCGCCATCCCGACCCGTTTTCGATGCTCGGCATGCATCAGACCGAACTGGGGCATGTCGTGCGCGTGTTTCTGCCGGGCGCGTCGGCGGTGAATATCGTCGATGCGGCAAGCGGCGAGCATCTCGGCTCGCTTGCGCGCATTCGCGATGCGGGGCTCTTTGCAGGCTTCGTCGAGCGGCCAGCGGCGTATCGCCTGCAAATCGACTGGCACGGCACCCCGCAGGAAACCCACGACACATATTCGTTCGGTCCCGTGTTGTCCGACGAATGGCTCACGCGTCTTTCGCAGGCGGATCCGTACGCAGTGCTCGAATGCTTAGGCTCGCGGCCGGTCACGCACGGCAATGTGGCGGGCGCGCGCTTCGCGGTATGGGCACCGAATGCGCGTCGCGTGTCGGTGGTCGGCGACTTCAACACGTGGGACGGCCGCCGTCATCCGATGCGTCTGCGCCATAACGCGGGCGTCTGGGAACTGTTCGTGCCCGGCATCGGCGCGGGCACGCGCTACAAGTACGAGATCGTCACGCGCGAAGGAGTCACGCTGCCGCTCAAGGCCGATCCGTGCGCGATGCAGAGCGAGAAGCCGCCTTCGACGGCATCGGTCGTCGCGGATGCGGATGCCATCGATCACTACGCATGGACCGATGCAGACTGGATGGCCACACGCGCCGGCAAGCAGACTGCGCAGTCGCCGCTCACCATCTACGAGGCGCACGCCGAGTCGTGGCTGCGCGTGCCGGAAGACGGCAATCGCGGCATGAACTGGCACGAACTCGCCGAGCGTCTGATCCCGTATGCCAAGGGCATGGGCTTCACGCACCTCGAATTCATGCCGATTGCCGAGCATCCGTTCGGCGGCTCGTGGGGCTATCAACCGCTCGGGCAGTTCGCGCCGTCTGCGCGCTTCGGCACGCCGGAGCAGTTCGCGGAGTTCGTGAACCGCGCGCACGAGGCGGGGCTCGGCGTGATCATCGACTGGGTGCCGGCGCACTTTCCGAACGATGCGCACGGCCTGGTGCAATTCGACGGCACGCCGCTCTACGAGCACGCGGACCCGCGCGAAGGCTATCACCAGGACTGGAACACGATGATCTACAACCTCGGCCGCAACGAGGTGAGCGCGTTCCTGATCGCATCGGGGCTGGCGTGGCTCAAGCGCTATCACGTCGATGGACTGCGCGTGGATGCCGTCGCGTCGATGCTGTATCGCGACTATTCACGCAAGACCGGCGAATGGGTGCCGAACGTGCATGGCGGCCGCGAGAATCTCGAATCGATCGCGTTTTTGAAGCGGCTCAATCACGAAGTGCGGCACATTCCGGGCGCGATCACCATCGCCGAGGAATCGACGGCGTGGCCCGGCGTGACGGCGAGCGTCGAGAGCGGTGGCCTGGGCTTCGACTTCAAGTGGAACATGGGCTGGATGCACGACACGCTGCATTACATGGAGGAAGATCCGGTCTATCGCCAGTATCACCATCATCTTTATACGTTCGGGATGGTGTATGCGTATTCCGAGCGTTTCGTGCTGCCGCTGTCTCACGACGAGGTCGTGCACGGCAAGGGATCGCTGATCGGCAAGATGCCCGGCGACAGATGGCAAAAGTTCGCCAGCCTGCGTGCGTATTTCGGCTTTATGTGGACGCATCCGGGCAAGAAGCTGCTGTTCATGGGCGGCGAGTTCGGGCAGTTCGCGGAGTTCAATCACGACGAATCGCCACACTGGCATTTGCTCGACGATTCCCTGCATGGCGGCTTGCAGAAAGCCGTGCGCGATCTGAATCTGCTTTATACGAGCGAGCCTGCATTGCACAAGCTGGATAGCGATGCGCGCGGCTTCGAATGGATCGTCGGCGATGACAACGCCAACAGCGTCTACGCATATCGGCGCACGGACGCGGAGGGACGCGAACTCGTCGTGGTCTGCAATATGACGCCGGTGCCGCGGCTTGCCTACCGGATCGGGATGCCGCGCGGCGGCCGATGGAGCGAGGTCTTCAACTCCGATGCCTCGATATATGGCGGATCGAACATGGGTAATGGCGGCGTCATTCATACGGATGACTATCCGAGTCATGGGCGGGGGCAGTCGGCTGCTTTGACGTTGCCTCCGCTCGCGACCATTGTTTTACGCGCTGATTGAGGATTGCTCTTGGATGGCTTTGCTGTTTGGCTTTCGTGGAATCCTGATTTCGCGTCAGTCTATTTGTGTTGCCCCTGTGCGGGGCGGCAGTTACTTTCTTTGCTGCTGCAAAGAAAGTAACCAAAGAAACAGCTTCTCCCATCCAAAGTACCTCACGCCGGCCGCGGCACAGGCGAATTGCCTATGGCACGGGAGTAGCCGTAGCCCTCGCAAGTTTCACCGGGTATGGCTCGCGCACGGTCTGACTAGCTAGACGTTTTAGCGCGCTGGCACAGCACCAAAAAGCTCCGGCACAGCGCTGCGCGCTGCCGCTGGGTCTGCAAGGGAAACCAACGTGCAGCACATGAAGCGAGATGGAAGCATTAGCAAAGAAGCACGCACCGACTCGATTTACCGGTCGGCCGCGAAGCGGGCCGGAGCTATTTGGCGCTGCGCCAGTCTGTTAAACAGCGCGATTTGGCAGACCGTGCGCGAGCCAAGCCCCGTTGACTAACGAGGGCAATTGCCACCGCGTGCCAAAGGCTCTTCGCCTGTGCCGCGGCCGGTGTGAAGTGCTTTGGATGGGGAGAGCTGCTTTCTTTGCCTTCTTTCTTTGCAGCAGCAAAGAAAGTAGGTGCCGCCCCGCACAGGGGCAACACAAATAGACCGACGCGAATTCAGGATTTCACGAACGAACAAACAAACAAGCGAACAACCAAAGCGAACCGCAACAAACCAATGGCATAAACTCAAACCCACCGCCGCACCGGCGAAGAGGCAAACAACAGGACGGGCACATGGCAAATGCACTTCCCGACAAGTTGCTCCCGGGCGCATCCTACCCGCTCGGAGCCAACTGGGACGGTCTGGGCGTCAACTTCGCGGTATTTTCATCGAACGCGCATCGCATCGAACTCTGTTTGTTCGACAGCACCGGCCGCAAGGAGCTGATGCGCTTTGACCTGCCCGAATGCACCGACGAAATCTGGCACGGCTATCTGCCCGGTGCGCATCCCGGCACGGTCTATGGTTTTCGTGCGCATGGTCCGTATCAGCCGCAACAGGGGCATCGCTTCAATCCGCACAAGCTGTTGCTCGACCCTTATGCGAAAAAGCTCGTCGGGCCGTGGCGCTGGTCCGATGCGCTGTTCGGTTATCGCGTGCATTCGAACCGGCTCGACATGTCGATGGATCGCCGCGATTCCGCGCCCGCGATGCCCAAGTGCATCGTCACGGATGACGCCTTCGACTGGTCGCGCGACGTGCGTCCCGACACGCCCTGGGGCGAGACGATCATCTACGAAACGCACGTGCGCGGTGCATCCATGATGCGCGACGATATCCGCCAGCACGAGCGCGGTTCGTTCGCGGCGCTCTCGTCGCCGTGGTTCATCG
This portion of the Caballeronia insecticola genome encodes:
- a CDS encoding maltotransferase domain-containing protein is translated as MENHQAHHAYAPRIYFIDPLLVGPLANWPAQFEHAAALGFDHVLIGSPFVPGSNGHREAVADHHRLHPVFESTASVADGLRELADTAKKHKLTLLVDIVIDRVSTEGGLYQHNQHWFQPFEGADARLDPRKGPRQRDVAYANFADGEAAHHLTEWWARELNLLADAGVGGFRFDSPHAVPAHVWRRLGAAVREKHPDTRWLAWTVGVTRHDLHGLSDAAFDAVFASTRWWDFKSAWLFDEHAALSRIGSPIAFPEDPFGARLISDLADTSDTALVERAYTRVLDTAAAFGTGLMVPMGFEYGVALPMSQQYGVAAEYQRAKNERRFDLTARIKRANDLQRNVITLSSVGEVRSLTGAGTPYSALIRADAPDLRRSEDAVLAVINPDLVAPVHVDTLHLLESVPGNYTRFAPIENPKAKPERLAPFTLKAGEVRLFRAEAEPFVLLAQPQVKRGAKTADRKSVTEALSAPRVSIESVTPSVDHGRFPAKRIVGEALEVQAAIFAEGHDKIAAAVQWRAADETDWHEAPMTAVQPAGLDLWTTRIPLERVGRHEFVVMAWRDDYASLVDHMQKKLKAGQDVDLEVEEAKHLFALILAEVKTVEEADSAPLEAIVKEFTKAESARKLELVLAPATARAIAAARHRPFLSRDPVVYRVDAERAAARFASWYEIFPRSMSDDENRHGTFIDVIGKMPRIREMGFDVLYFPPIHPIGVANRKGKNNTLTAGPGDVGSPYAIGGKEGGHTAVHPELGNLDDFKRMLDAAHEHGLEIALDFAVQCSPDHPWLKEHPTWFAWRPDGTLRYAENPPKKYQDIVNPDFYAQDAKPELWIALRDVFLHWIAAGVRIFRIDNPHTKPFPFWEWVIGDVRARHPDVIFLAEAFTRPRVMNRLAKLGFSQSYTYFTWRESKRDFIEYMHDLTQTDAKDYFRPNFFVNTPDINPRFLQSSGRPGFVIRAALAATLSGLWGVYSGFELCESAALPNSEEYLDSEKYQLRAWDWNRPGNIVTEVTALNRIRRANPALQTHLGVNFLPAHNDRILFFEKANASRDNVVLVAINLDPFNEQGADIELPWQTLERWGVHEGDALAVEDQVTGERFEWRGRRQHVRLDPHSLPFAIWRISPTWGLPKPQPNEEG
- the treS gene encoding maltose alpha-D-glucosyltransferase, producing MDTRVKRNKKVSSLSDDPLWYKDAIIYQVHIKSFFDANNDGIGDFPGLLAKLDYIAELGVDAIWLLPFYPSPRRDDGYDIADYRNVHPDYGTIADVKRFIQEAHARGIRVITELVINHTSDQHPWFQRARHAKPGSNHRNYYVWSDTDKKYEETRIIFIDSEPSNWTHDPVAGQYYWHRFYSHQPDLNFDNPAVIKEVLSVMRFWLDMGIDGLRLDAVPYLVEREGTNNENLPETHAILKKIRATIDAEYPNRMLLAEANQWPEDVKEYFGDEDECHMAFHFPLMPRIYMSIASEDRFPITDIMRQTPDLGVTNQWAIFLRNHDELTLEMVTDSERDYLWNTYASDRRARLNLGIRRRLAPLMERDRRRIELINSLLLSMPGTPVIYYGDELGMGDNIHLGDRDGVRTPMQWSSDRNGGFSRADPEQLVLPPVMGSLYGYDAVNVESQSRDPHSLLNWTRKMLAVRRSKHAFGRGTIRFLRPANRKILAYVRQIEGEPPILCVANLSRAPQAVELDLSEFEGSVPLEMTADSPFPAIGKLTYLLTFPPYGFLWFQLCPGNMRPAWAQAPSEQLPEFVTMVIRAGQTGPTPENVRLLESEVLPNYLSKRRWFASKDQKLHAVRLAALTTIENAGFAFTEIEADVGDHCERYVLPLSIAWGTETTSPLYMQLALARVRRNRNIGHLTDAFSVPQFTYGVLRKLKERAVVPTVQKSEIRFLPTERLNELNFYPADPPEIRWLAAEQSNSSLVIADKIVLKLVRRVVGGIHPEAEMSRYLTKLGYANTGPLYGEVVRVDPQGVPHTLVILQGYIDNQGDAWNYALDYLRRIVDELAVAVETDEHAQEREAQAEGFVGYGSISGIIGKRLGELHVALASPTEDEAFAPQRATSADVQGWIDGTLKLLESALDIIAQKIGEFSEHDRFLAQSLLDRRDMLVDTVKTLVAPDADALCIRIHGDFHLGQVLMAQGDAYLIDFEGEPARPLDERRRKTSPLRDVAGLLRSLSYASAAAQSTTENAPVQTADRKRALFERLRAFAEASFLREYTAAIAASPETIAAEDVFQPLLDLFLIEKAAYEIRYEAANRPTWIGLPLRGLASLASRLLGDTGEPPAPGTRPVFGATKDNPDGTHHEHS
- the glgB gene encoding 1,4-alpha-glucan branching protein GlgB — encoded protein: MNTRSDPADTRNPAHGLNPLDIDALVEARHPDPFSMLGMHQTELGHVVRVFLPGASAVNIVDAASGEHLGSLARIRDAGLFAGFVERPAAYRLQIDWHGTPQETHDTYSFGPVLSDEWLTRLSQADPYAVLECLGSRPVTHGNVAGARFAVWAPNARRVSVVGDFNTWDGRRHPMRLRHNAGVWELFVPGIGAGTRYKYEIVTREGVTLPLKADPCAMQSEKPPSTASVVADADAIDHYAWTDADWMATRAGKQTAQSPLTIYEAHAESWLRVPEDGNRGMNWHELAERLIPYAKGMGFTHLEFMPIAEHPFGGSWGYQPLGQFAPSARFGTPEQFAEFVNRAHEAGLGVIIDWVPAHFPNDAHGLVQFDGTPLYEHADPREGYHQDWNTMIYNLGRNEVSAFLIASGLAWLKRYHVDGLRVDAVASMLYRDYSRKTGEWVPNVHGGRENLESIAFLKRLNHEVRHIPGAITIAEESTAWPGVTASVESGGLGFDFKWNMGWMHDTLHYMEEDPVYRQYHHHLYTFGMVYAYSERFVLPLSHDEVVHGKGSLIGKMPGDRWQKFASLRAYFGFMWTHPGKKLLFMGGEFGQFAEFNHDESPHWHLLDDSLHGGLQKAVRDLNLLYTSEPALHKLDSDARGFEWIVGDDNANSVYAYRRTDAEGRELVVVCNMTPVPRLAYRIGMPRGGRWSEVFNSDASIYGGSNMGNGGVIHTDDYPSHGRGQSAALTLPPLATIVLRAD